In the Methylomonas rhizoryzae genome, one interval contains:
- a CDS encoding LuxR C-terminal-related transcriptional regulator: protein MKYSAWAAVVDDHPLVAHGIADYLVTHCGFSRAAPISGVGEFWRLLETGQPPALAVIDFWLPDGISLPLLLQLKQCHPAIRVLAISADDDRAVAGKVASAGADGFIHKQAAPSVFAKAVEAVMAGDSWFHPQAAGFAPTRELPVTAAELGLTPRQGQVLAMMLKGLPNKRIALNLSLSEHTVKEHVTGILERLGAKNRIEVITMLRGRRLENP from the coding sequence GTGAAATATTCGGCATGGGCAGCGGTTGTGGACGACCATCCGCTGGTTGCGCACGGCATCGCCGATTATTTGGTCACTCATTGCGGTTTTTCCCGCGCCGCCCCCATATCCGGCGTCGGCGAATTTTGGCGATTGCTGGAAACCGGCCAGCCGCCGGCGTTAGCCGTGATCGATTTCTGGTTGCCGGACGGCATTTCGTTACCGCTGCTGTTGCAGCTAAAACAATGCCACCCGGCCATACGGGTACTGGCGATCAGCGCCGACGACGACCGGGCCGTCGCCGGCAAAGTCGCCTCCGCAGGCGCGGACGGTTTCATCCACAAGCAAGCAGCCCCTAGTGTCTTTGCCAAAGCGGTTGAGGCAGTCATGGCCGGGGATTCCTGGTTCCACCCGCAGGCGGCCGGATTTGCGCCGACTCGGGAGCTGCCGGTTACGGCCGCCGAGCTGGGTTTAACCCCACGCCAGGGCCAGGTGCTGGCGATGATGCTGAAAGGTCTGCCCAACAAACGCATCGCTCTGAACCTGTCGCTGTCCGAACATACCGTCAAGGAACACGTCACCGGCATATTGGAGCGGTTGGGCGCGAAAAACCGAATCGAAGTGATCACAATGCTGCGCGGGCGACGGCTGGAAAA
- a CDS encoding DUF5682 family protein, with the protein MLQDTLTPQLQAARAKFAGDDGIFWAPIRHHSPACSIYLRQLLDSVQPDAVLIEGAVDFNRQLETLLDAQTVPPVALYGQNSFYPLYDTSPEWVALRWGRQHNKSLYFIDLPIADKAWQREDREHGGISFLHEAYLQHSEFIRKLVQTTRCRHGDELWERWFELRRFDDPAQFFGRVFDYCTAARLTYSEQAIADSGDGARERFMRGEIARHAGKGQRCVVVTGGFHTYALLDWQNAPSHKPQQASPSWLVRYSEDRLDALSGYSAGMPVPGFYRRLLQWRSDLPEYGVAEELLLQVLADLHQHPLFRQQMNTAAKQAVFYQAMQLQQLRGHAWPGLYDILDGLRSVLIKHDAAGDEPLLKQACSLLAGDRLGQVSSALPPLPLVDEVYRLLKRARFKLEQTTKVTTTFTIRQRDNERLALLYQCRFIGLGFAEKTAGPDWEHGLHLHLRSEEWQYAWTPWVEARLVDLSLTAPDWQSLLNQRIQEQLAELRDLSLAEHQKFFVQLLLMKRLDLAHELWRQIGQQLNDCSDCGQLAEFLLLLLRLRQHQNELFEHYAEPIRRVVKQAWQQLMFMLPALNSLPTSAGLRLLLQIREITRECAEALTDDWQNAWQARLHWLEQYGELSVALRYACLALLTELGDGGPAELCAALGKLFDYAPEAAYQAVNAVITVTPYYLLHDDALGLPALLNRLLAGWDEERFMSALPELRLLFSHLDPAAVEKLGDTLCELNGWQAAPPLFNADVDEHLLLQARHLQQQLAAQLKADGLEHWLEPDE; encoded by the coding sequence ATGCTCCAAGACACGCTTACCCCGCAGCTCCAAGCCGCCCGCGCTAAATTCGCCGGCGACGACGGCATTTTTTGGGCGCCGATCCGCCACCATAGCCCCGCTTGCAGCATTTATTTAAGGCAATTGCTGGACAGCGTGCAGCCGGACGCGGTATTGATCGAAGGCGCGGTGGATTTCAATCGCCAGCTCGAAACGCTGTTGGACGCGCAGACCGTACCACCGGTGGCCCTGTACGGCCAAAACAGTTTTTACCCTTTGTACGACACCAGCCCCGAATGGGTCGCGTTGCGCTGGGGCCGACAACACAACAAAAGTCTCTATTTTATCGACTTACCGATAGCCGACAAGGCCTGGCAGCGGGAAGACCGGGAACACGGCGGCATCAGCTTTCTGCACGAAGCGTATTTGCAGCACAGCGAGTTCATCCGCAAACTGGTGCAAACGACGCGCTGCCGCCATGGCGACGAGTTATGGGAGCGTTGGTTCGAGCTAAGACGTTTCGACGACCCGGCACAATTTTTCGGCCGGGTTTTCGATTATTGCACCGCCGCCCGTTTGACCTACAGCGAGCAAGCCATCGCCGATTCCGGCGATGGCGCGCGGGAACGCTTCATGCGCGGCGAAATCGCCCGCCATGCCGGGAAAGGTCAACGTTGCGTGGTGGTAACCGGCGGTTTCCACACCTATGCTTTGCTCGATTGGCAAAACGCGCCGTCCCACAAACCGCAGCAGGCAAGCCCTAGTTGGCTGGTCCGCTACAGCGAGGATCGTCTCGACGCCTTAAGCGGTTACAGCGCGGGCATGCCGGTGCCCGGGTTTTACCGGCGCTTGTTGCAGTGGCGCTCTGACTTGCCGGAATACGGTGTCGCGGAGGAATTACTATTGCAAGTGCTTGCCGACCTTCACCAACATCCCTTATTTCGGCAACAGATGAATACCGCCGCGAAGCAGGCGGTGTTTTACCAAGCGATGCAGTTGCAGCAATTGCGCGGCCATGCCTGGCCGGGCTTGTACGACATCCTGGACGGCCTGCGCAGCGTGCTGATCAAACACGACGCAGCCGGCGACGAGCCTTTATTGAAACAGGCGTGCAGCTTGCTGGCCGGCGACCGACTGGGGCAAGTCAGCAGCGCTTTGCCGCCCTTGCCGTTAGTCGACGAAGTCTATCGCCTGTTGAAGCGCGCCCGTTTCAAACTGGAGCAGACCACCAAAGTCACCACCACCTTCACTATCCGGCAACGCGACAACGAGCGCTTGGCGCTGTTATATCAATGCCGATTTATCGGTCTGGGCTTTGCCGAAAAAACCGCCGGGCCAGACTGGGAGCATGGCCTGCATCTGCATTTGCGCAGCGAAGAATGGCAGTATGCCTGGACTCCGTGGGTGGAAGCCCGGTTAGTCGATTTGAGCCTCACCGCGCCGGATTGGCAAAGCTTGTTGAATCAGCGTATCCAAGAACAATTGGCCGAATTGCGCGATCTGAGCCTCGCCGAACACCAGAAGTTTTTCGTGCAACTGCTGCTGATGAAGCGTTTGGACTTGGCTCATGAGCTGTGGCGGCAAATCGGACAGCAGTTGAACGATTGCAGCGATTGCGGGCAATTGGCGGAGTTTTTACTGTTATTGCTGCGCCTGCGCCAACACCAAAACGAGTTGTTCGAGCACTACGCCGAGCCGATCCGCCGGGTAGTCAAGCAAGCCTGGCAACAGCTGATGTTTATGCTGCCGGCGCTCAACTCGCTGCCAACTTCGGCGGGATTGCGCTTATTGCTGCAAATCCGGGAAATCACCCGCGAATGCGCCGAAGCACTGACCGACGACTGGCAAAATGCCTGGCAGGCGCGTCTGCATTGGCTGGAACAATACGGCGAATTGAGCGTCGCTTTGCGCTATGCCTGTCTCGCCTTGCTGACGGAACTGGGCGACGGCGGCCCGGCGGAATTGTGCGCGGCGCTGGGCAAACTGTTCGACTACGCCCCGGAGGCCGCTTACCAGGCGGTCAACGCGGTGATCACCGTAACGCCGTACTATTTGCTGCACGACGATGCGCTCGGATTACCGGCCTTGCTCAACCGCCTACTGGCCGGCTGGGACGAAGAACGCTTTATGTCGGCCTTGCCGGAACTGCGTTTGTTGTTCAGCCATCTCGACCCGGCAGCGGTCGAAAAGCTCGGCGATACACTGTGCGAATTGAACGGCTGGCAGGCGGCACCACCGTTGTTCAATGCCGACGTGGACGAACACTTGCTGCTGCAGGCCCGCCACTTGCAGCAACAACTCGCCGCGCAACTTAAAGCCGACGGCCTCGAACATTGGCTGGAACCAGATGAGTGA
- a CDS encoding VWA domain-containing protein: protein MTSSLEQRWRLVLGRFANKHLCSVPLSRQQSQQDQVLEQLYKKQLERRGLRTSGTLDDSQLQVVDWLHRADRLFPKTVREKIQDHAVREFGIKELLKNKDCLGNLTPNLALLKQLLAVRAELSPELMQEVRRIIQTVVDELLQQLQPKFNQTFSGRLNRHQSSPQPLLANLDWPKTIRRNLKYYDRQRQCLLPQTIYFSSRSQKHLPWRVILCLDQSGSMMDSVIYSAVIAGILARLPCVDLKLVLFDTNVVDLSAKAHDPVEVLLSGQMCGGTHIAKAWSYCQQLAEQPRRTVIATVSDFEEGASPAALLRQAAQMLESGIKMLGITAMAADATPFYDIAMTAKLGQLGMEIASLSPDVFADWLAKAMEL, encoded by the coding sequence ATGACTAGCAGTTTGGAACAACGTTGGCGTTTGGTACTCGGCCGTTTTGCCAACAAACATTTGTGCTCGGTGCCGTTAAGCCGGCAACAGAGCCAACAAGACCAAGTGTTGGAGCAACTCTATAAAAAACAATTGGAACGCCGCGGTCTGCGGACGTCCGGCACACTGGACGATTCCCAACTGCAGGTGGTCGATTGGCTGCATCGGGCCGACCGTTTGTTTCCGAAAACCGTGCGGGAAAAAATTCAGGACCATGCGGTGCGCGAATTCGGCATCAAGGAATTGTTGAAAAACAAGGATTGCCTCGGCAACCTGACGCCCAACCTGGCTTTGCTGAAACAGTTGCTGGCGGTACGTGCCGAGCTAAGCCCCGAGTTGATGCAGGAAGTCAGGCGCATCATCCAAACCGTGGTCGACGAATTGCTGCAGCAACTGCAACCGAAATTCAACCAAACCTTCAGCGGCCGATTGAACCGCCACCAAAGTTCGCCGCAACCGCTGTTGGCCAATCTGGATTGGCCCAAAACCATCCGCCGCAATCTCAAGTATTACGACCGGCAACGGCAGTGCTTGCTGCCGCAAACCATCTATTTCAGCTCCCGTAGCCAAAAGCATTTGCCGTGGCGGGTCATTTTATGCCTGGACCAAAGCGGATCGATGATGGATTCGGTGATTTACAGTGCGGTGATCGCCGGGATTTTGGCGCGATTGCCGTGCGTCGATCTGAAACTGGTGTTGTTCGATACCAATGTCGTCGATTTGTCCGCCAAGGCGCACGATCCGGTGGAAGTATTGTTGTCCGGCCAAATGTGCGGCGGCACCCATATCGCCAAGGCGTGGAGCTACTGCCAGCAATTGGCCGAGCAACCAAGGCGCACCGTCATCGCCACGGTCAGCGATTTCGAAGAAGGCGCTTCGCCCGCCGCATTGTTGCGACAAGCGGCACAGATGCTGGAAAGCGGTATCAAAATGCTCGGCATTACCGCGATGGCGGCCGATGCGACCCCGTTTTACGACATCGCGATGACCGCTAAACTTGGGCAATTAGGCATGGAGATCGCATCGCTCAGCCCGGACGTGTTTGCCGATTGGCTGGCCAAAGCCATGGAGTTATAG
- a CDS encoding ATP-binding protein, translated as MSEVIKQAAESLFHQELQTLREQDKGPKPAGWQLSGQAVRDFVIGNAALGISQKFYGDDALVERAIVTLMGHQALLLVGEPGTAKSLLSELLSAAISGDSQKIVQGTAGTTEEHIKYSWNYALLLSRGPSDDALIPGAIYRAMQSGSLARFEEVTRCPQEIQDALISLLSEKQVMLPELHRVTAAKPGFNLIATANLHDRGVNEMSSALKRRFNFETVYPIRDVELEKRLIRQQVAEKLSRLSLQPAMDNDVLEVLVTAFDELRGEKQAAVKALDAVLSTAEAVNIAYACCLQNHYMGSRPCSSQVAEQMQGSILKDKPDERKKLAHYLDVVVRDRAKKDGRWKGFFEAGRKLWLGG; from the coding sequence ATGTCAGAGGTGATTAAACAAGCCGCCGAATCGCTGTTTCACCAAGAGTTGCAAACTCTACGCGAGCAGGATAAAGGTCCCAAGCCTGCCGGCTGGCAATTGTCCGGGCAGGCCGTGAGGGACTTCGTAATCGGCAACGCGGCATTGGGCATTAGCCAGAAGTTTTACGGCGACGACGCCTTGGTCGAGCGAGCCATCGTTACCTTGATGGGCCATCAGGCCTTGCTGTTGGTGGGCGAACCGGGCACCGCCAAATCGTTGTTGTCGGAACTGTTGAGCGCGGCGATCAGCGGCGACTCGCAAAAAATCGTGCAAGGCACCGCCGGCACGACCGAAGAACACATCAAATATTCCTGGAATTACGCCTTGCTGCTGTCTCGCGGCCCCAGCGACGATGCGCTGATTCCCGGCGCAATTTATCGCGCCATGCAAAGCGGCTCGCTGGCGCGCTTCGAAGAGGTCACCCGTTGTCCGCAGGAAATCCAGGATGCGCTGATTTCGCTATTGTCGGAAAAGCAAGTCATGCTGCCGGAATTGCACCGCGTCACGGCCGCCAAACCCGGTTTCAATCTGATCGCCACCGCCAATCTGCACGACCGCGGCGTCAACGAAATGTCGAGCGCATTGAAGCGGCGCTTCAATTTCGAAACCGTTTACCCGATTCGCGACGTGGAACTGGAAAAACGCCTGATTCGCCAGCAAGTTGCCGAAAAACTGTCGCGCCTGTCGTTGCAACCGGCGATGGACAACGATGTGCTGGAAGTACTGGTCACCGCCTTCGACGAATTGCGCGGCGAAAAGCAGGCCGCCGTCAAAGCGCTGGATGCGGTGCTGTCGACCGCCGAAGCCGTCAATATCGCCTATGCCTGCTGCCTGCAAAACCACTACATGGGCAGCCGGCCGTGCAGCTCGCAAGTTGCCGAACAAATGCAAGGCAGCATCCTGAAAGACAAACCGGACGAGCGGAAAAAGCTGGCACATTATCTGGACGTCGTGGTGCGCGACCGCGCCAAAAAAGACGGACGTTGGAAAGGTTTTTTCGAGGCGGGCAGAAAGCTCTGGCTAGGCGGCTAA
- a CDS encoding DUF4132 domain-containing protein — MFNSQSDVQACFTLLDEYEKGISKSIARYILSGDNHAIPAHLGQFSREQLQTAAVSAPRYHYGYYQLGAEHQKKATKVYENFEKLYRSDLLADIEIARRLGVVMAACADMNNIRRHYLAEVPDWFAVLVSELNMLHAFAGDRAELAQHYDQRWFLSLTRQNDLDVAQWMPVLLERRENEWNCGFVKKLASRFDWPALLQDPDLSATLAALHYSGRVVLAECLLPQQNLDAVLAVVVSLLCDKSKQVRQTALPLIPKLSAEKLLAYLDAHYLGFDNAARKTLVPTLPVMIGDEAVDLLKKWQSSEPSKAIQETIGQALANKAAARQTADAELELPEWSPLESEAPIGKHWLDTLTDQYAKSLKAYERAAEAERTGNLAQKTQYDWQQKNYKSWLAYKADHIKRDLDKLLGASTELGLSERIRQSVGQLTGQQSDSDFKKLKELCLKADLFADADFKAVHLVRFFQGNIEMTQARQWFTAHPGVITDLRQLAQLVRTQAGDIRKLAQWLLIHYWNTDASLPDTYGMAIWPFFAENEDYLKEAFGLLESREDRYRKFELARGMAILAQFPVIPDMYLQVLYQQALSPAKTYGPLARSILSGYGIAPQRIIDALSSGKADERIVAADWIAELKLNQAIPALQTALKKEKHPAATAVLLGTLHDLGCNISAYLAPATMLKEAQIHLKQALPKGLCWFPFDALPTLKWLSGEAVDRDVLQWWLALACKLKQPEGNPLLDLYVRQLDDRSQKALGNTILHAFIRQDTLNPGDDAAHAHAKQYHQGLFDSWQRWAKSDWGKQYADKTLDDAYRELFNQKKAEYLGSAIGEKGILALAAYAEPADAVLVVKRYMKDHYTRRAQIEALLTALANNNDPTVIQLLLAVARRHRTKSVQERANELVAAIAARNGWSHDELADRTIPTAGFESNGTQQLSYGTRSLILKLNNDLSLILENQAGKTLKSLPAPRQDDDAEAVKQAKADFSNNKKELKQVLEMQTQRLYEAMCVGRVWQGAEWRAYLLEHPLMQRLLQRLVWQVETNGESRRLRPTAELELIDLDDETYELADDARISVAHAGQLPQEEAKAWAKHFKDEKLKPLFEQFSLPQHELTDAELAGKQLDYHQGWMTDAFTLRGVLTKRGYQRAAAEDGGFFTHYYKDFASLNTRVTIEFSGNCLPEENVAATLFHLAFTTPDQRGWVSEESFKPLHAIPGSLLYEAMLDYEAVAAKGSFDADWRHKSPW, encoded by the coding sequence ATGTTCAATAGTCAATCCGATGTTCAAGCGTGTTTCACCTTGTTGGACGAATACGAAAAAGGGATTTCCAAATCCATTGCCCGTTACATTCTATCCGGAGACAATCACGCTATCCCGGCGCATTTGGGGCAATTCAGCCGCGAACAATTGCAAACGGCCGCAGTTTCCGCACCGCGCTATCACTACGGGTATTACCAACTGGGTGCGGAACATCAAAAGAAAGCCACCAAGGTATACGAAAACTTCGAAAAACTGTATCGCTCCGACCTCTTGGCTGATATCGAAATAGCCCGACGCTTGGGCGTGGTCATGGCCGCCTGCGCCGATATGAACAACATCCGTCGACATTATCTGGCGGAAGTACCGGATTGGTTTGCGGTCTTGGTTTCCGAGCTGAATATGTTGCATGCCTTCGCCGGGGATCGCGCCGAACTGGCGCAGCATTACGATCAACGCTGGTTTTTATCGTTGACCCGGCAAAACGATTTGGACGTCGCACAGTGGATGCCGGTTTTGCTGGAACGCAGAGAAAACGAATGGAATTGCGGTTTCGTTAAAAAATTGGCGTCGCGCTTCGACTGGCCGGCATTACTGCAAGACCCCGACCTTAGCGCTACCTTGGCGGCACTACACTATTCGGGCCGCGTAGTGCTGGCGGAGTGCTTGTTGCCGCAACAAAATTTGGATGCCGTGCTGGCGGTCGTGGTTTCTTTGCTTTGCGACAAAAGCAAACAAGTGCGGCAAACGGCTCTACCGTTGATACCGAAATTGAGTGCGGAAAAATTGTTGGCCTACTTGGATGCGCATTACCTTGGTTTCGACAACGCAGCGCGTAAAACATTGGTGCCGACGTTACCGGTCATGATCGGCGACGAAGCGGTCGACTTATTGAAAAAGTGGCAAAGCAGCGAACCCAGCAAGGCCATACAAGAAACCATCGGCCAGGCTTTGGCGAACAAGGCGGCGGCCCGGCAAACCGCCGATGCCGAGTTGGAACTGCCGGAATGGAGCCCGTTGGAATCGGAAGCACCCATCGGCAAACATTGGCTCGACACATTAACGGACCAGTACGCCAAATCGCTCAAAGCCTACGAGCGCGCCGCCGAAGCAGAGCGGACCGGAAACCTCGCTCAAAAAACCCAGTACGACTGGCAACAAAAAAACTATAAGAGCTGGCTGGCTTATAAAGCCGACCACATCAAACGCGACTTGGATAAATTGTTGGGCGCTTCGACCGAGTTAGGCTTAAGCGAACGAATTCGGCAAAGCGTCGGGCAATTGACCGGCCAACAATCGGATAGCGATTTTAAAAAGCTCAAGGAATTGTGCTTGAAAGCCGATTTGTTTGCCGATGCCGACTTCAAAGCCGTCCATTTAGTCCGTTTTTTTCAAGGAAATATCGAGATGACCCAAGCCAGGCAATGGTTTACCGCCCATCCCGGCGTCATTACCGATTTACGCCAGTTGGCACAGCTGGTCCGCACACAAGCAGGCGACATTCGCAAATTGGCGCAATGGCTGTTGATTCATTATTGGAACACCGATGCGAGCTTGCCCGATACTTACGGCATGGCGATCTGGCCGTTTTTTGCCGAGAACGAAGACTATCTCAAAGAAGCCTTTGGTCTGCTGGAAAGCCGGGAAGACAGATACCGCAAATTCGAACTCGCGCGCGGCATGGCCATCCTGGCGCAGTTCCCGGTGATTCCGGACATGTATCTGCAAGTGTTGTATCAACAAGCCTTGTCGCCCGCTAAAACCTACGGTCCGTTGGCACGGTCGATTTTAAGCGGCTACGGCATAGCGCCGCAGCGCATCATCGACGCCTTAAGCTCGGGAAAAGCCGACGAACGCATCGTCGCCGCCGACTGGATTGCCGAATTGAAGCTGAACCAGGCAATTCCGGCGCTGCAGACGGCCTTGAAAAAAGAAAAACATCCGGCGGCAACAGCCGTATTGCTTGGCACGCTGCATGACTTGGGCTGCAATATCAGCGCTTATCTGGCGCCGGCCACGATGTTGAAAGAAGCGCAGATCCATTTAAAACAAGCGCTGCCGAAAGGATTGTGCTGGTTTCCGTTCGACGCGCTGCCGACACTCAAATGGCTTAGCGGCGAAGCGGTAGACCGGGACGTTTTGCAATGGTGGCTGGCATTGGCCTGCAAACTCAAACAACCCGAGGGCAATCCCTTGCTGGATTTGTACGTGCGGCAACTGGATGACCGGAGTCAAAAAGCCTTGGGCAATACCATACTGCATGCTTTCATCCGCCAGGACACCTTGAATCCGGGCGACGACGCGGCACATGCCCATGCCAAGCAGTACCATCAAGGGCTTTTCGATAGTTGGCAGCGTTGGGCAAAAAGCGACTGGGGCAAGCAATATGCGGATAAAACCTTGGATGACGCTTACCGCGAGTTATTCAACCAAAAAAAGGCCGAGTATTTAGGCTCGGCAATCGGCGAAAAAGGCATCCTGGCGCTGGCGGCTTATGCCGAGCCGGCCGATGCGGTGCTGGTCGTCAAACGATACATGAAGGACCATTACACCCGACGCGCACAAATCGAAGCCTTGCTGACCGCCTTGGCCAACAACAACGATCCGACCGTAATCCAGTTGCTGCTCGCCGTGGCCCGGCGCCACCGCACAAAATCCGTTCAGGAACGGGCCAACGAACTGGTTGCCGCCATTGCCGCCAGAAACGGCTGGAGCCACGACGAATTGGCGGACCGCACCATCCCTACCGCGGGCTTCGAAAGCAACGGCACGCAACAACTGTCCTACGGTACGCGCAGTCTAATCCTGAAACTGAACAACGACCTAAGCCTCATTCTGGAAAACCAAGCCGGCAAAACCCTCAAGTCCTTGCCGGCCCCGCGCCAGGACGACGACGCCGAAGCGGTCAAACAGGCCAAGGCGGATTTTTCCAATAACAAGAAAGAACTGAAACAAGTGCTGGAAATGCAAACCCAGCGTTTGTACGAGGCGATGTGCGTCGGCCGTGTTTGGCAAGGTGCCGAATGGCGCGCTTACCTACTGGAACACCCGCTGATGCAGCGCTTGTTGCAACGCCTGGTTTGGCAAGTCGAAACAAACGGGGAATCGCGCCGCTTACGGCCGACCGCCGAGCTGGAACTGATCGACCTGGATGACGAAACCTACGAACTGGCCGACGACGCCCGGATCAGCGTGGCCCATGCCGGCCAGTTGCCGCAAGAGGAAGCGAAAGCTTGGGCAAAGCATTTCAAGGACGAAAAATTGAAACCCTTGTTCGAGCAGTTCAGTCTGCCGCAACATGAACTGACCGATGCCGAACTCGCCGGCAAGCAATTGGATTACCATCAAGGCTGGATGACCGATGCCTTTACCCTGCGCGGCGTATTGACCAAGCGCGGCTACCAGCGGGCCGCGGCGGAAGACGGCGGCTTTTTCACTCACTATTACAAAGATTTCGCCTCCTTGAACACCCGCGTGACGATCGAATTCAGCGGCAATTGCCTGCCGGAGGAAAACGTCGCGGCGACTTTATTCCATCTGGCCTTCACAACCCCGGACCAACGCGGCTGGGTCAGCGAGGAAAGTTTTAAACCGCTGCACGCCATACCGGGCAGCTTACTTTACGAAGCCATGCTGGATTACGAAGCCGTTGCCGCCAAAGGCAGCTTCGATGCCGATTGGCGGCACAAATCGCCTTGGTGA